In one Niallia taxi genomic region, the following are encoded:
- a CDS encoding glycoside hydrolase family 1 protein, which translates to MGKRFPEGFLWGGAVAANQLEGAYKADGKGLSTADVSPFGIMSPPDESMTAYNLYHDGIDFYHKYKEDIALFAEMGFKAFRLSIAWTRIFPNGDETEPNEKGLAFYDNLFDELKKYNIEPVVTISHYEMPLALVKNYGGWKNRKVVEFYEHFARTVFTRYKDKVKYWMTFNEINVILHAPFTGGGLLFEEGENQKNSQYQGAHHQFIASALAVKAGHEIIPGSQIGCMIASMVTYPYTSKPEDMFAAMQQDRQTLFFSDVQARGSYPGYMKRFFRDNNIEIVMEEGDEQLLKDGTVDYIGFSYYMSFVASTDPEHQKTSGNLLEGVKNPYLASSEWGWQIDPKGLRIVLNQLHDRYQKPLFIVENGLGAVDTLSADGTVQDDYRIDYLQSHLEEVREAIEDGVELIGYTSWGPIDLVSASTAELRKRYGYIYVDRDSEGKGTNDRIKKKSFHWYKEVIETNGESL; encoded by the coding sequence ATGGGAAAAAGATTTCCAGAAGGTTTCTTATGGGGCGGCGCAGTAGCTGCTAACCAGCTTGAGGGTGCATATAAAGCAGACGGAAAAGGATTGTCTACAGCAGACGTCTCTCCGTTTGGAATTATGAGCCCGCCAGATGAATCAATGACTGCTTACAATTTATATCATGATGGCATCGATTTTTATCATAAATATAAAGAAGATATCGCTCTTTTTGCGGAAATGGGCTTTAAAGCCTTCCGTTTATCGATTGCTTGGACGAGAATATTCCCAAATGGTGATGAAACAGAGCCAAATGAAAAAGGCTTAGCGTTTTATGACAATTTATTTGATGAACTGAAGAAATACAATATTGAGCCTGTAGTAACAATTTCACATTATGAAATGCCTTTGGCTTTAGTGAAGAACTATGGCGGCTGGAAAAACCGTAAAGTTGTTGAGTTTTATGAACACTTTGCAAGAACGGTTTTCACACGTTATAAAGATAAAGTAAAATACTGGATGACATTCAATGAAATCAACGTTATTCTTCATGCACCATTTACAGGTGGCGGACTGTTGTTTGAAGAAGGAGAAAATCAAAAGAATTCTCAATATCAAGGCGCACATCACCAGTTTATTGCAAGTGCACTTGCTGTTAAAGCAGGACATGAGATTATTCCTGGCTCTCAGATCGGTTGTATGATTGCTTCCATGGTAACATATCCATATACATCTAAACCTGAGGATATGTTTGCAGCAATGCAGCAAGACCGTCAGACTTTATTCTTCTCTGATGTTCAGGCAAGAGGCAGCTATCCTGGATACATGAAGCGCTTTTTCCGGGACAACAATATTGAAATTGTTATGGAGGAAGGCGATGAGCAGCTCCTTAAAGACGGCACAGTCGATTATATCGGCTTCAGCTATTATATGTCGTTTGTTGCCAGCACAGATCCAGAGCATCAGAAAACGAGCGGGAACCTGCTAGAAGGTGTCAAAAACCCGTATTTGGCTTCATCTGAATGGGGTTGGCAAATTGACCCTAAGGGATTACGAATTGTCTTAAATCAGCTTCATGACAGATATCAAAAGCCGCTGTTTATTGTCGAGAATGGACTAGGTGCAGTTGATACACTAAGCGCGGATGGAACTGTCCAAGATGATTATCGTATTGATTATCTGCAAAGCCATCTTGAAGAGGTGCGAGAAGCAATTGAGGATGGAGTCGAACTAATCGGCTATACTTCTTGGGGACCAATCGACCTTGTGAGCGCATCTACAGCAGAGCTTAGAAAACGGTACGGCTATATTTACGTTGACAGAGACAGTGAGGGTAAAGGTACTAATGACCGTATTAAGAAGAAGAGCTTCCATTGGTATAAAGAAGTAATTGAAACAAACGGCGAATCACTGTAA
- the ispG gene encoding flavodoxin-dependent (E)-4-hydroxy-3-methylbut-2-enyl-diphosphate synthase encodes MSEIIHRTKTRPIKVGNLTIGGNNEVVIQSMTTTKTHDVEATVAEINRLEEAGCQIVRVACPDERAANAIADIKKRINIPLVVDIHFDYRLALKAIEGGADKIRINPGNIGKREKVEAVVKAAKAKGIPIRIGVNAGSLEKRILEKYGYPTADGMVESALHHIKILEDLDFHNIIVSMKASDVNLAIEAYEKAAKAFDYPLHLGITESGTLFAGTVKSAAGLGAILSKGIGNTVRISLSADPVEEVKVARELLKSFGLSANAATLISCPTCGRIEIDLISIANEVEEYISTIKAPIKVAVLGCAVNGPGEAREADIGIAGARGEGLLFRKGKIVRKVPEETMVEELKKEIDAIAEEYFAKKAAEEAEEQQKKQDLLSQ; translated from the coding sequence TTGAGTGAAATTATACATCGTACTAAAACCCGACCAATAAAAGTTGGCAATTTGACAATTGGCGGAAACAATGAAGTTGTTATCCAAAGTATGACCACAACGAAAACACATGATGTGGAAGCTACAGTTGCAGAAATTAATCGACTTGAAGAAGCTGGATGCCAAATTGTCCGTGTTGCTTGTCCTGATGAGCGTGCAGCAAATGCAATCGCAGACATAAAAAAGAGAATTAACATCCCACTTGTTGTTGATATTCATTTTGATTATCGCCTTGCATTAAAAGCAATTGAGGGCGGCGCTGACAAAATCAGAATTAACCCAGGTAATATCGGGAAAAGGGAAAAGGTTGAAGCAGTTGTTAAAGCTGCAAAAGCAAAAGGGATTCCAATTCGTATTGGAGTTAATGCCGGGTCTCTTGAGAAAAGAATTCTTGAGAAATACGGATACCCAACAGCAGACGGTATGGTAGAAAGTGCTCTGCATCATATTAAAATATTAGAAGACCTTGACTTCCATAACATTATTGTTTCGATGAAAGCTTCTGATGTTAACCTTGCAATTGAAGCATATGAAAAGGCTGCAAAAGCTTTTGATTATCCACTTCACCTTGGTATAACTGAATCAGGTACCTTGTTTGCAGGAACTGTAAAAAGCGCAGCAGGATTAGGTGCTATTCTTAGCAAAGGAATCGGAAACACAGTTCGTATTTCCTTAAGTGCAGACCCTGTTGAAGAAGTAAAGGTTGCCCGTGAGCTACTTAAATCATTCGGATTGTCTGCAAATGCAGCTACATTGATTTCTTGTCCGACATGCGGACGGATTGAGATTGACCTAATATCCATTGCAAATGAAGTAGAAGAATATATTTCTACTATTAAAGCACCTATTAAAGTAGCAGTGCTAGGCTGTGCTGTTAACGGTCCTGGTGAGGCGAGAGAGGCTGATATCGGCATTGCTGGAGCTAGAGGCGAAGGCTTGCTATTCCGCAAAGGGAAAATCGTCCGTAAGGTGCCAGAGGAAACAATGGTAGAGGAATTGAAAAAAGAAATTGACGCTATTGCCGAAGAGTATTTTGCTAAAAAAGCGGCAGAGGAAGCGGAAGAACAACAAAAGAAACAGGATTTACTTTCACAATAA
- a CDS encoding LysM peptidoglycan-binding domain-containing protein, translated as MKRLFAIFICLLTIYVIYYDLNHGTLNVKEEPSIEVQAASPDSDNTGYFEHEVKAGETVLTIMEKETTKTLPVSIDTLIEDFKQLNKGVSPEDIQVGKSYTFPDYSNHQ; from the coding sequence ATGAAAAGGCTCTTCGCTATTTTTATTTGTCTATTGACAATCTACGTTATCTACTATGATTTAAATCACGGTACATTAAATGTAAAAGAAGAGCCTTCTATAGAGGTTCAAGCTGCTTCCCCTGATTCTGATAACACAGGATATTTCGAGCATGAGGTGAAAGCAGGAGAAACGGTATTGACGATTATGGAGAAAGAGACAACCAAAACCCTCCCTGTCAGCATTGATACACTAATTGAAGACTTTAAGCAATTAAATAAAGGAGTTTCTCCAGAGGATATCCAAGTAGGAAAATCATATACTTTTCCTGATTACAGTAATCACCAATAA
- a CDS encoding DUF1189 domain-containing protein yields MNIFKQFYRSLYSPKDIASFRTQGIWKTIAYLLILSIVTSIPTIYYLNKGMNDGIHTLASTMEEDVPDFRIEDNSLHSDLKEPKVINKEDLTIIIDSTGTYNEKNISSSGNTVALLQKEFVIVTAGQAQSFEYSYFGNITATKSDLTDLAQYFDSIIPMLTGIMAVVFFIFLAASKAIEAFILAIFGTFFARILGKGITYRETWKITVYSMTIPTLFFFIMDSLETNVPNGSLLSWFITMFIVFLSIKEIETKTPIKE; encoded by the coding sequence ATGAATATTTTTAAGCAATTTTATCGGAGCCTCTATTCACCAAAAGATATAGCAAGCTTCCGAACTCAAGGGATTTGGAAAACAATCGCATACTTGCTCATCCTGTCTATTGTTACCTCCATTCCTACCATCTATTATTTGAACAAGGGCATGAATGATGGAATACATACATTGGCTTCCACAATGGAAGAGGATGTCCCAGATTTCCGAATCGAAGACAATTCCCTTCATTCAGATTTAAAGGAGCCTAAAGTAATCAATAAAGAGGATTTAACAATTATCATTGATTCTACAGGGACTTACAATGAAAAGAATATTAGCTCCTCTGGCAATACTGTCGCACTCCTTCAAAAAGAGTTTGTAATTGTGACAGCAGGGCAAGCACAGTCGTTTGAATATTCCTATTTTGGAAATATAACTGCGACTAAAAGCGACCTGACGGATCTTGCCCAATACTTCGATTCTATAATACCTATGCTAACAGGCATAATGGCCGTAGTCTTTTTTATCTTCCTAGCTGCATCAAAAGCAATTGAAGCCTTTATCCTTGCTATTTTTGGCACCTTCTTCGCAAGAATTTTAGGGAAAGGCATCACCTATAGGGAGACTTGGAAAATCACCGTTTACAGTATGACAATTCCGACACTGTTCTTCTTCATCATGGACAGCCTGGAAACGAACGTACCGAATGGCAGCCTTCTCAGTTGGTTCATTACGATGTTTATCGTGTTCCTTTCTATAAAAGAAATAGAAACAAAAACACCAATAAAAGAATAG
- a CDS encoding DUF456 domain-containing protein, with product MDIIYWVIIVALFIVAYIGLVYPIIPSVIFIIGGFLLYGLFFTFQEFSLLFWIVQGVFVILLFIADYMTNLISVKKYGGSKAGIWGSTIGLLAGPFLIPVAGILIGPFVGAVIAELLVNKSHWKAALKAGVGSLVGFLGSVAAKGLIQTIMIVYFLIAI from the coding sequence ATGGATATCATCTACTGGGTAATAATTGTAGCACTATTTATTGTAGCGTATATAGGATTGGTATACCCAATTATTCCAAGCGTTATATTTATTATTGGAGGTTTTTTGCTTTATGGACTGTTCTTTACCTTCCAAGAATTTTCATTATTGTTCTGGATTGTTCAAGGAGTGTTCGTCATTTTATTATTTATCGCTGATTATATGACAAACTTAATCAGTGTTAAGAAATACGGCGGGTCCAAAGCAGGTATATGGGGGAGTACGATAGGTCTCTTAGCAGGCCCGTTTCTCATTCCAGTTGCAGGTATACTAATTGGTCCATTTGTAGGAGCGGTTATCGCAGAGTTACTCGTTAATAAATCGCATTGGAAAGCAGCCCTTAAGGCAGGTGTTGGGTCACTAGTCGGTTTTTTAGGAAGTGTCGCAGCAAAAGGGCTCATTCAAACAATTATGATTGTCTACTTCCTTATTGCCATTTAA
- a CDS encoding Crp/Fnr family transcriptional regulator: MKEGTLSLYSLLLQHFFSLKNIQVYKKGSLLFQEGDFVNNIYILLDGKMSVGRIHENGKEFIMKILTQEDLILEYQIFKRAPKYYHFAKPITDCELLVIDRAEFEDCALRDKALLASLTSYLSTGYLKANIKCQDLIMNGKKGGLYSILIRLCHSFGKRTCDGILIDFPLTHQELANLTYGTREVIQRLMKDLRDDGIISTSSQKIIVKDLSFLKRAVDCQSCPIEVCGLN, encoded by the coding sequence ATGAAGGAAGGGACATTATCACTTTACAGTCTGCTGCTGCAGCATTTTTTTTCGTTAAAAAATATTCAGGTTTATAAAAAAGGAAGCTTACTTTTTCAAGAAGGTGACTTTGTCAATAATATATATATCCTTTTGGATGGAAAAATGTCAGTAGGAAGAATTCATGAAAACGGCAAGGAGTTTATTATGAAGATTCTTACACAAGAAGATTTAATTCTAGAATATCAAATATTCAAGCGTGCACCAAAGTATTATCACTTCGCTAAGCCCATCACAGATTGCGAGCTGCTTGTTATTGACAGGGCTGAATTCGAGGACTGTGCTTTACGCGACAAAGCGCTGCTTGCCTCGCTCACTTCCTATTTAAGCACTGGCTATTTGAAAGCAAATATTAAATGTCAAGATTTAATCATGAATGGAAAAAAAGGTGGATTGTATAGCATTCTTATCAGGCTATGCCATTCTTTCGGAAAGAGAACTTGTGATGGTATTCTCATTGATTTTCCCCTTACACATCAAGAACTAGCAAACTTAACGTACGGCACTCGCGAAGTTATTCAGCGTTTAATGAAGGATTTAAGAGATGACGGAATCATCTCTACATCCTCCCAAAAGATTATTGTAAAAGATCTTAGCTTTTTAAAAAGGGCTGTCGACTGCCAAAGCTGTCCCATTGAAGTGTGCGGTCTTAACTAA
- a CDS encoding superoxide dismutase, which translates to MSFSLPQLPYAYDALEPHIDKETMNIHHTKHHNTYVTNLNNALEGNAELLSKTVEEIVSNLDAVPEAARTAVRNNGGGHANHSLFWEVISPNGGGQPSGDLASAIDSKFGSYENFKEEFAKAATTRFGSGWAWLVVNNGEIEVTSTPNQDSPLMEGKTPILGLDVWEHAYYLNYQNRRPEYINAFFNVINWDEVSKRYASAK; encoded by the coding sequence ATGTCTTTCTCATTACCACAATTACCATACGCTTATGATGCATTAGAACCGCATATCGACAAAGAAACAATGAATATTCACCACACAAAACACCATAACACATATGTAACAAACCTAAACAACGCTTTAGAAGGAAATGCAGAATTGCTTTCTAAAACAGTGGAAGAAATTGTGTCTAATCTTGATGCAGTTCCAGAAGCAGCACGTACAGCTGTACGTAACAACGGTGGCGGTCATGCTAACCATTCATTATTCTGGGAAGTAATTTCTCCAAATGGTGGCGGACAGCCTTCTGGCGACCTAGCTTCAGCTATTGACAGCAAGTTCGGAAGCTATGAAAACTTCAAAGAAGAATTCGCTAAAGCTGCTACAACTCGCTTCGGTTCTGGTTGGGCATGGCTTGTAGTTAACAATGGCGAAATTGAAGTAACAAGCACACCAAACCAAGACAGCCCGCTTATGGAAGGTAAAACACCAATCCTAGGCTTGGATGTTTGGGAGCATGCTTACTACTTAAACTACCAAAACCGTCGTCCAGAATACATTAATGCATTCTTTAATGTAATTAACTGGGATGAAGTTTCTAAAAGATACGCTTCAGCAAAATAA
- a CDS encoding MFS transporter: protein MKLGKLIGDIKYTKELGLLLTIGGLYSLSVALSNTFVNIFLWKQSGEFKDLGLYNMAIIVFQLITFTLAGRWAKKIDRVIVFRIGVIFLAMFYLTVLFIGDNASTFLLLLGCLLGIGNGFYWLAFNVLTFEVTEPDTRDFFNGFLGILGSVAGMVGPMLAGYIISTLTKTTGYTIIFGISLGLFSLAVVLSFFQKRRPASGQYLLKRIIKERKNDINWKLITNAHFFQGMREGTYAFVITVFVFIATGSEMALGTFGLINSGISFVAYYIVSRSIKNERRTKSILVGGILLFLSIFIIVFDFSYIRLLIYSGIIAIAYPLILVPYTSLTYDVIGRGWNAGEMRIEYIVVRELYLNFGRLVSVLIFIAGVMIFNPEKSIPVMLFILGCGHSVIYFFTRKIKLSPAPRLHGQE from the coding sequence ATGAAATTAGGGAAATTGATAGGCGATATTAAGTACACAAAGGAATTAGGATTATTGCTGACAATCGGAGGGCTCTATTCGCTTAGCGTTGCTCTTTCCAACACATTCGTAAATATTTTTCTATGGAAACAATCCGGAGAATTTAAGGATTTAGGCTTGTATAATATGGCTATTATTGTCTTTCAGCTTATTACCTTTACATTGGCAGGGCGTTGGGCAAAAAAAATCGACAGGGTTATCGTTTTCAGAATCGGTGTTATTTTCCTTGCAATGTTTTATTTGACAGTGCTGTTCATTGGCGATAATGCGTCCACATTTTTACTGCTGTTAGGATGCTTGCTAGGCATTGGGAATGGCTTTTATTGGCTTGCTTTTAATGTACTGACATTTGAAGTGACTGAACCAGATACAAGAGACTTTTTTAATGGCTTTCTTGGCATTCTTGGATCTGTCGCAGGCATGGTTGGCCCAATGTTGGCAGGGTACATCATTTCAACATTAACGAAGACAACTGGGTATACGATAATATTCGGCATCTCACTCGGTTTGTTCTCCCTTGCGGTAGTACTGAGCTTCTTTCAGAAAAGGAGACCTGCAAGCGGTCAGTATTTATTGAAGCGGATTATCAAGGAACGGAAAAACGATATAAATTGGAAATTAATAACGAATGCACATTTTTTTCAAGGAATGCGCGAAGGAACATATGCCTTCGTCATTACTGTATTTGTCTTTATCGCAACAGGGAGTGAAATGGCTTTAGGAACATTTGGGCTCATAAATTCAGGGATTTCCTTTGTAGCGTACTATATCGTTTCAAGAAGCATTAAAAATGAAAGGCGCACTAAGTCAATATTAGTAGGGGGGATTCTGTTATTTTTATCCATTTTCATTATTGTTTTTGATTTTTCCTACATTCGACTTCTTATTTATTCGGGAATCATTGCTATCGCCTATCCATTAATATTAGTTCCGTATACGAGTCTGACATATGATGTAATAGGAAGAGGCTGGAATGCTGGAGAAATGAGAATTGAATATATTGTCGTCCGCGAATTGTACTTGAATTTTGGACGGTTAGTGTCTGTGCTAATTTTTATTGCAGGTGTGATGATATTTAATCCAGAAAAGTCGATTCCCGTTATGTTATTTATTCTTGGCTGTGGCCACTCTGTTATTTATTTCTTTACACGAAAAATAAAGCTTTCTCCTGCACCGCGCCTTCATGGACAAGAGTAG